The DNA region AGGCCCATGGAACAAGACCTGATGAAGCTCTACTCCACGCGCATTCTCGCGCTGGCGGCGGACATCCCGCATCTGGGGCGCCTCGAGGCCCCCGACGGGACGGCGCGGGAGCGCTCTCCGCAATGCGGGTCGGCTGTCACGGTGGATGTGGTGACCGAGGCCGGGCGCGTCAGCGGCTTTGCACAGGATGTGAAGGCTTGCGCGCTGGGTCAGGCGGCGGCGTCCGTGGTAGGCAGCCATGTCATCGGCAAATCCCGCGCCGACGTGGCCGAAGCGCGGGACGCCCTGCGCACCATGCTCGAAGGCGGCGCGCGACCCGCCTCCTGGGCGGGATTCGAGGTCCTCGAAGCGGCGGTCCCCTACAAGAACCGCCACGCCTCCATCATGCTTTCCCTCAA from Pseudomonadota bacterium includes:
- a CDS encoding iron-sulfur cluster assembly scaffold protein; this encodes MEQDLMKLYSTRILALAADIPHLGRLEAPDGTARERSPQCGSAVTVDVVTEAGRVSGFAQDVKACALGQAAASVVGSHVIGKSRADVAEARDALRTMLEGGARPASWAGFEVLEAAVPYKNRHASIMLSLNATLAALDDAEAKAA